A section of the Primulina eburnea isolate SZY01 chromosome 1, ASM2296580v1, whole genome shotgun sequence genome encodes:
- the LOC140838505 gene encoding pentatricopeptide repeat-containing protein At2g44880, translating to MSRVGSETSWIWSTKERICLSFLQMKTLGKSNLHQIQAFMLRNALEANLNLVTKLIITLSAVVPHCGIHHARQVFDLMPHKSDAFLCNTMMKSHLISCQFLEAISLYVCLRKNEGFVPDNYTFSTLAKCCGLNFLMWEGMEVHAHVVKYGFKSNLYVSTALIDMYGKLGQICSARKIFDEMTERNSVSWTALTSGYVKAGDMGNAKDLFDSMPENDKDAAAYNVLIDGYVKLGNMVLAKMLFDRMPEKNIISWTTMIDGYCSKGNIDEGRRFFDEMPERNLYSWNAMIGGYCQNKQSHEALILFQNLLAQKIFEPDDVTVVSVLPAIADLGAFDMGNWVYEFVKRKKLDASASVSAALVDMYAKFGEIEKAKRVFDNLLGRGVCTWNALINGLALNGRPKEALEAFLDMKRKGFKPDEITMLGVLSACNHGGLVEEGRRWFYEMEEFKLSPKVEHYGCMIDLLGRAGCLDEAERLINNMPYETNGIILSSFLFACGYAKEVIRAERVMKKVVIMEPFCDGNYIMLRNLYAAEKRWKDVEQIKYLMLINGAKKKVGYSAIEIKGQVLEFIAGDLVHPHLEVTHLLLNQLQMHMKGKDSYLSVEWKVSET from the coding sequence ATGAGTAGAGTAGGATCCGAAACTTCATGGATATGGAGCACAAAAGAGAGGATTTGCCTTTCTTTCCTCCAAATGAAAACCCTCGGTAAATCCAACCTCCACCAAATCCAAGCCTTCATGCTCCGAAACGCCCTTGAGGCCAACCTCAACCTCGTTACAAAGCTCATCATCACCCTCTCTGCCGTTGTACCACACTGTGGTATTCATCATGCCCGCCAGGTGTTTGATCTAATGCCGCACAAGTCTGATGCCTTCCTATGCAATACCATGATGAAGTCTCACCTCATTTCTTGCCAATTCTTAGAAGCCATCTCCTTGTATGTTTGTTTGAGGAAGAACGAGGGTTTTGTGCCAGATAACTATACTTTCTCGACGCTGGCAAAGTGTTGTGGTTTGAACTTTTTAATGTGGGAAGGAATGGAAGTTCATGCTCATGTGGTTAAATATGGGTTCAAGTCTAATCTGTATGTTTCCACTGCATTGATTGATATGTATGGAAAGCTAGGGCAGATATGTTCTGCGAGGAAAATATTTGATGAGATGACCGAGAGGAATTCGGTGTCGTGGACCGCACTAACTAGCGGATATGTGAAGGCTGGGGATATGGGCAACGCAAAAGACCTTTTTGATTCAATGCCTGAGAATGATAAAGATGCAGCTGCATATAATGTGTTGATTGATGGATATGTTAAGTTAGGGAACATGGTGTTGGCTAAGATGCTATTTGACAGAATGccagagaaaaatattatttcttggACTACTATGATTGATGGGTACTGCAGCAAAGGCAACATAGATGAAGGTAGACGGTTCTTTGATGAGATGCCTGAGCGGAATTTATATTCTTGGAATGCAATGATTGGAGGGTATTGTCAGAATAAGCAATCCCATGAGGCTTTGATCTTGTTCCAGAACTTGTTAGCCCAGAAAATTTTCGAACCAGATGATGTTACTGTTGTCAGTGTTCTTCCAGCTATTGCAGATTTGGGTGCTTTTGATATGGGGAATTGGGTATATGAATTCGTGAAGAGGAAGAAACTGGATGCATCTGCAAGCGTATCGGCAGCATTGGTAGATATGTATGCTAAATTTGGGGAAATCGAGAAAGCAAAACGAGTTTTTGACAACTTGCTTGGAAGAGGCGTGTGCACTTGGAATGCTTTGATTAATGGACTAGCACTCAATGGGCGTCCCAAGGAGGCATTAGAAGCGTTTCTggatatgaaaagaaaaggGTTTAAACCAGATGAGATCACCATGCTTGGAGTTCTGTCAGCTTGTAACCATGGTGGTTTAGTGGAGGAAGGAAGAAGATGGTTCTATGAAATGGAAGAATTCAAGCTGTCTCCTAAAGTGGAGCATTATGGTTGCATGATTGATCTACTGGGTAGGGCTGGGTGTTTGgatgaggctgagagattgatAAATAACATGCCTTACGAGACTAATGGGATCATATTAAGTTCGTTCCTATTTGCTTGTGGTTACGCTAAGGAGGTTATCAGAGCTGAGAGGGTGATGAAAAAGGTGGTAATTATGGAGCCATTTTGTGATGGTAACTACATAATGTTGAGGAATTTGTATGCAGCTGAGAAGAGATGGAAAGACGTGgaacaaatcaaatatttgatgTTAATCAACGGTGCTAAGAAAAAAGTAGGATATAGTGCAATTGAGATCAAAGGCCAGGTTTTGGAGTTTATCGCTGGTGATCTGGTGCATCCGCACTTGGAGGTGACACATTTATTGTTGAATCAATTGCAGATGCACATGAAGGGGAAGGATTCATATCTCAGTGTAGAGTGGAAAGTGAGTGAAACTTAA
- the LOC140838513 gene encoding uncharacterized protein isoform X1 translates to MEASTYKPSGIFAKELEDELMKFTASYEDCKVNTRSAEQSEEVQGNDDVDVNITDCTKSGGRELVAAEYHDTTESSSSFGNSDTDDIDPLDDSEIMSDFHGDAASSLGFDGFGEPFRTRKKKVTGHWRSFIQPLMWRCKWAELQIRKFESQARRYDRELEEYSQRKKDRLQNPSLECVGVKSLHCTSSNARNDIYMRKKRKRTEDTVDIASYMSHHNLLSYHESKKSSGKGLLKDDELRNRAVATQKVNVNNELWARDEQIFLEPGDGDNPLEVILGKIEFLRSRVVKMKSRVEKVMSENAGKLPFMDDSSKLIPFSALIASPQHTSPNNGDKMPVGTYIDSQLKVEHNTSDALVPENRDTINEVIPGVNGRTNHVSFTSTYKKGEEDILIDNKRVKEEMNSFEEVKIEPTRSPSVLKEELASTSPQVRTAVNPPTNNQTPPIMRSISKLTAPKTQRKSRKRRGAGQRR, encoded by the exons ATGGAGGCTTCAACCTACAAGCCAAGTGGAATTTTCGCTAAAGAACTTGAAGACGAACTTATGAAATTTACAGCTAGTTACGAGGACTGTAAAGTCAACACACGCTCGGCTGAGCAGAGCGAAGAAGTCCAAGGTAATGATGATGTGGATGTTAACATTACGGACTGCACGAAATCTGGTGGCCGTGAGCTTGTTGCTGCAGAATACCATGACACAACAGAGAGCTCAAGTTCCTTTGGTAACAGTGACACCGACGATATTGACCCGTTGGATGATTCTGAAATTATGTCGGATTTTCACGGTGACGCTGCATCATCTCTGGGTTTTGATGGATTTGGTGAACCATTTAGAACGAG GAAGAAAAAGGTGACTGGTCATTGGAGATCATTTATCCAACCTCTGATGTGGCGCTGTAAATGGGCTGAATTGCAAATTCGTAAGTTTGAATCACAAGCCCGAAGATACGACAGAGAACTTGAGGAATACAGTCAGCGAAAGAAGGATCGATTGCAGAATCCTTCATTGGAATGTGTCGGTGTGAAATCCCTTCATTGTACATCCAGCAATGCTAGAAATGATATTTACATGAGGAAGAAAAGAAAACGAACCGAAGACACAGTGGATATAGCATCGTATATGTCTCACCATAACTTGCTTTCGTATCATG AGAGTAAGAAGTCTTCAGGTAAGGGTCTCCTCAAGGACGATGAATTAAGGAATCGAG cAGTGGCAACTCAAAAAGTCAACGTTAATAATGAGTTGTGGGCCCGTGATGAACAGATCTTCCTTGAGCCCGGAGATGGTGATAATCCTTTGGAAGTCATACTTGGAAAGATTGAATTTCTACGATCACGAGTTGTTAAAATGAAGAGTAGAGTTGAGAAGGTGATGAGTGAAAATGCCGGAAAGTTAcctttcatggatgactcaagcAAGCTTATTCCATTTAGTGCTCTGATAGCCTCTCCTCAACATACTTCTCCAAACAATGGGGACAAAATGCCTGTAGGAACTTATATTGATTCTCAGCTTAAGGTGGAGCATAACACGAGTGATGCACTTGTACCTGAAAATAGAGACACAATTAATGAAGTGATTCCTGGAGTAAATGGAAGGACTAATCATGTTAGTTTTACCAGCACATACAAAAAA GGAGAAGAAGACATTCTCATTGACAATAAGAGGGTGAAGGAAGAGATGAATAGCTTTGAGGAAGTAAAGATTGAGCCAACCCGAAGTCCTTCGGTGCTAAAGGAGGAGCTAGCTAGCACCAGCCCTCAAGTTCGAACAGCAGTCAATCCTCCCACAAACAATCAAACACCACCTATAATGCGTTCTATATCAAAGCTTACGGCCCCTAAAACCCAGAGAAAGAGTCGTAAAAGAAGAGGTGCTGGTCAGAGGCGTTGA
- the LOC140838513 gene encoding uncharacterized protein isoform X3, with protein sequence MEASTYKPSGIFAKELEDELMKFTASYEDCKVNTRSAEQSEEVQGNDDVDVNITDCTKSGGRELVAAEYHDTTESSSSFGNSDTDDIDPLDDSEIMSDFHGDAASSLGFDGFGEPFRTRKKKVTGHWRSFIQPLMWRCKWAELQIRKFESQARRYDRELEEYSQRKKDRLQNPSLECVGVKSLHCTSSNARNDIYMRKKRKRTEDTVDIASYMSHHNLLSYHESKKSSGKGLLKDDELRNRVATQKVNVNNELWARDEQIFLEPGDGDNPLEVILGKIEFLRSRVVKMKSRVEKVMSENAGKLPFMDDSSKLIPFSALIASPQHTSPNNGDKMPVGTYIDSQLKVEHNTSDALVPENRDTINEVIPGVNGRTNHVSFTSTYKKGEEDILIDNKRVKEEMNSFEEVKIEPTRSPSVLKEELASTSPQVRTAVNPPTNNQTPPIMRSISKLTAPKTQRKSRKRRGAGQRR encoded by the exons ATGGAGGCTTCAACCTACAAGCCAAGTGGAATTTTCGCTAAAGAACTTGAAGACGAACTTATGAAATTTACAGCTAGTTACGAGGACTGTAAAGTCAACACACGCTCGGCTGAGCAGAGCGAAGAAGTCCAAGGTAATGATGATGTGGATGTTAACATTACGGACTGCACGAAATCTGGTGGCCGTGAGCTTGTTGCTGCAGAATACCATGACACAACAGAGAGCTCAAGTTCCTTTGGTAACAGTGACACCGACGATATTGACCCGTTGGATGATTCTGAAATTATGTCGGATTTTCACGGTGACGCTGCATCATCTCTGGGTTTTGATGGATTTGGTGAACCATTTAGAACGAG GAAGAAAAAGGTGACTGGTCATTGGAGATCATTTATCCAACCTCTGATGTGGCGCTGTAAATGGGCTGAATTGCAAATTCGTAAGTTTGAATCACAAGCCCGAAGATACGACAGAGAACTTGAGGAATACAGTCAGCGAAAGAAGGATCGATTGCAGAATCCTTCATTGGAATGTGTCGGTGTGAAATCCCTTCATTGTACATCCAGCAATGCTAGAAATGATATTTACATGAGGAAGAAAAGAAAACGAACCGAAGACACAGTGGATATAGCATCGTATATGTCTCACCATAACTTGCTTTCGTATCATG AGAGTAAGAAGTCTTCAGGTAAGGGTCTCCTCAAGGACGATGAATTAAGGAATCGAG TGGCAACTCAAAAAGTCAACGTTAATAATGAGTTGTGGGCCCGTGATGAACAGATCTTCCTTGAGCCCGGAGATGGTGATAATCCTTTGGAAGTCATACTTGGAAAGATTGAATTTCTACGATCACGAGTTGTTAAAATGAAGAGTAGAGTTGAGAAGGTGATGAGTGAAAATGCCGGAAAGTTAcctttcatggatgactcaagcAAGCTTATTCCATTTAGTGCTCTGATAGCCTCTCCTCAACATACTTCTCCAAACAATGGGGACAAAATGCCTGTAGGAACTTATATTGATTCTCAGCTTAAGGTGGAGCATAACACGAGTGATGCACTTGTACCTGAAAATAGAGACACAATTAATGAAGTGATTCCTGGAGTAAATGGAAGGACTAATCATGTTAGTTTTACCAGCACATACAAAAAA GGAGAAGAAGACATTCTCATTGACAATAAGAGGGTGAAGGAAGAGATGAATAGCTTTGAGGAAGTAAAGATTGAGCCAACCCGAAGTCCTTCGGTGCTAAAGGAGGAGCTAGCTAGCACCAGCCCTCAAGTTCGAACAGCAGTCAATCCTCCCACAAACAATCAAACACCACCTATAATGCGTTCTATATCAAAGCTTACGGCCCCTAAAACCCAGAGAAAGAGTCGTAAAAGAAGAGGTGCTGGTCAGAGGCGTTGA
- the LOC140838572 gene encoding protein ARABIDILLO 1-like: protein MSRRVRRRVVKKGKEKVDCPEIDENLSLNEKGMVDWTKLPDDTVLQLFSCLNYRDRASLSSTCRTWRTLGKSPCLWHVLDLRPHKFDSAAAVSLASRCENLQKLRFRGPECADAIINLHANNLREISADCCRKMTDATLSVLAARHEALECLQLGPDFCEKITSDAVKAIAICCPRLQKLRLSGVHEVDADAVNALAKHCPNLTDIGFIDCRKVDETYLGNFASVRFLSVAGTTNINWNLVLQKWSKPPNLTGLDASRTDITLTTVSRFFSSLPSLKVFCALNCPALEEEVDTTFLSIKHNKGKVLLAAFTDILKGVATLFFNTPKNKRNIFLDWRSSNIKDRKLDGILNWLEWIISSSLLRVSESNPRGLDKFWLNQGTTLLLSCMQSAQEEVQERAAMALATFVVIDDESASIDTGRAEAVLRDGGIRLLLNLACSWREGLQAEAAKAIANLSVNTNVAKAVADEGGIRILANLARSVNRLVAEEAAGGLWNLSVGEEHKGTIAEAGAIKALVDLIFKWSRCTGGEGVLERAAGALANLAADDKCSMEVAAVGGVHCLVSLVRNCKVEGVQEQAARALANLAAHGDSNSNNASVGQEAGALEALVQLTRSLHDGVRQEAAGALWNLSFDDRNREAIAAAGGVEALVVLARSCSNASHGLQERAAGALWGLSVSEANSIAIGREGGVAPLIALAQSDAADVHETAAGALWNLAFNPCNAFSIVVEGGVPVLVHLCSSSTSKMARFMSALALSYMFDGRIDEIAHIGTSTSPSKSMTLDGARRLALKHIEAFFLTFTDPHAFSSAAVSSAPAALNQVTECARIQEAGHLRCSGAEIGRFVGMLRNPSSILKACAAFALLQFTIPGGRHSLHHVILLQNAGAPRVLRAAAAATGATLEAKIFARIVLRNLEQHHMESSVGRASV from the exons ATGAGTAGGAGGGTGCGGAGGAGAGTTGTTAAGAAGGGCAAAGAGAAAGTTGATTGCCCTGAGATCGATGAGAATTTGAGTTTGAATGAGAAAGGAATGGTTGATTGGACCAAACTACCCGATGATACAGTGCTTCAGCTTTTCTCATGTCTGAACTATCGTGACCGGGCAAGTCTGTCGTCAACCTGCCGCACATGGAGGACTCTGGGTAAATCACCTTGTCTGTGGCACGTATTGGATCTGCGGCCCCACAAGTTCGATTCTGCGGCTGCTGTATCTCTGGCTTCTCGGTGTGAGAATCTGCAGAAGCTTCGTTTTCGTGGTCCTGAATGCGCTGATGCTATCATAAACCTTCACGCTAATAATTTGCGTGAGATCAGCGCTGACTGTTGTAGAAAAATGACCGATGCCACTCTCTCTGTACTTGCAGCGCGGCACGAAGCGCTAGAGTGCCTTCAGTTGGGGCCAGATTTCTGTGAAAAGATTACCAGTGATGCTGTAAAAGCCATAGCAATTTGCTGTCCACGGCTGCAGAAACTTCGACTTTCAGGTGTACATGAAGTGGATGCAGACGCTGTCAATGCTTTGGCAAAACATTGCCCGAATTTGACAGATATTGGATTCATTGACTGCCGAAAGGTAGATGAAACATACCTGGGAAATTTTGCATCAGTTCGTTTCCTTTCAGTTGCGGGAACAACTAATATAAATTGGAATttggtgttgcaaaaatggAGTAAGCCACCAAACCTGACAGGCTTAGATGCCTCCAGAACAGATATTACTCTTACAACCGTTTCAAGATTTTTTTCGTCCTTGCCTAGTTTGAAGGTTTTCTGTGCCTTGAATTGTCCGGCACTTGAAGAAGAGGTGGATACCACCTTTCTCTCCATTAAACATAATAAAGGTAAAGTGCTTCTAGCTGCCTTCACAGACATTCTTAAAGGAGTAGCAACCCTATTTTTCAATACACCAAAGAACAAgaggaatattttcttagatTGGAGAAGCTCGAATATCAAGGATAGGAAGTTGGATGGAATCTTGAATTGGTTGGAATGGATAATTTCAAGTTCACTTCTACGAGTTTCTGAGAGCAATCCTCGTGGTTTGGATAAATTCTGGCTCAACCAAGGAACAACTTTGTTGCTTAGTTGCATGCAGAGTGCCCAGGAGGAAGTTCAAGAAAGGGCAGCCATGGCTCTTGCAACTTTTGTTGTAATTGATGATGAAAGTGCAAGTATAGACACTGGAAGGGCTGAGGCAGTTTTGCGAGACGGTGGCATTCGCCTTCTCCTAAATCTTGCCTGCTCGTGGAGGGAGGGGCTTCAGGCAGAAGCTGCTAAG GCCATTGCTAACTTATCGGTGAATACCAATGTTGCGAAAGCTGTGGCTGATGAAGGAGGCATCCGGATTCTTGCAAATCTTGCTCGGTCTGTAAACAGATTGGTTGCTGAAGAGGCTGCGGGAGGACTGTGGAATCTCTCCGTTGGTGAAGAGCATAAG GGTACCATTGCTGAAGCTGGTGCTATAAAAGCTTTAGTTGACCTCATCTTCAAATGGTCGAGGTGTACTGGTGGTgaaggagtattg GAACGTGCGGCTGGTGCATTGGCGAATTTGGCTGCAGATGATAAATGTAGCATGGAGGTAGCTGCGGTGGGTGGTGTACATTGCTTGGTATCCCTTGTTCGGAATTGCAAGGTTGAAGGAGTGCAAGAGCAG GCTGCTCGGGCTTTGGCAAATTTGGCTGCTCATGGAGATAGCAATAGTAATAATGCTTCTGTGGGACAAGAGGCAGGAGCTCTTGAAGCTCTAGTGCAACTTACTCGCTCTCTCCATGATGGTGTTAG GCAAGAAGCTGCTGGTGCATTATGGAATTTATCATTTGATGACAGAAATCGGGAAGCAATTGCGGCAGCTGGCGGAGTTGAGGCATTG GTTGTTCTAGCACGTTCCTGTTCAAATGCCTCTCATGGCCTTCAGGAGAGGGCTGCCGGTGCTCTTTGGGGATTGTCTGTTTCAGAAGCAAATAG CATTGCCATTGGTCGAGAAGGTGGTGTGGCACCTCTAATTGCACTGGCACAATCAGATGCTGCG GATGTACATGAGACTGCGGCAGGAGCTCTTTGGAACCTTGCTTTCAATCCTTGTAATGCTTTCTCAATTGTCGTGGAAGGGGGGGTTCCTGTGCTGGTTCATCTTTGTTCTTCTTCTACATCGAAAATGGCACGCTTTATGTCTGCATTGGCATTGTCTTACATGTTTGACGGAAG AATTGATGAAATTGCCCACATAGGAACATCAACTAGTCCTTCCAAGAGTATGACCTTAGATGGTGCCAGAAGATTGGCTTTGAAGCACATTGAAGCATTTTTCTTGACATTTACTGACCCCCATGCTTTTTCTAGTGCTGCTGTCTCATCAGCTCCTGCAGCATTGAATCAAGTAACAGAATGTGCTCGTATTCAAGAAGCAGGCCATCTTAGATGCAG TGGAGCTGAGATTGGAAGATTTGTCGGTATGCTACGAAATCCTTCTTCTATTCTGAAGGCATGTGCTGCATTTGCTCTTCTTCAG TTTACGATCCCTGGGGGCCGGCACTCCCTGCACCACGTGATCCTTCTCCAAAACGCTGGAGCTCCTCGAGTACTTcgtgcagcagcagcagcaacagGTGCCACACTCGAAGCCAAAATTTTTGCTCGTATCGTGCTTAGAAATCTGGAGCAACATCACATGGAATCTTCTGTCGGAAGAGCATCTGTGTAG
- the LOC140838513 gene encoding uncharacterized protein isoform X2 encodes MEASTYKPSGIFAKELEDELMKFTASYEDCKVNTRSAEQSEEVQGNDDVDVNITDCTKSGGRELVAAEYHDTTESSSSFGNSDTDDIDPLDDSEIMSDFHGDAASSLGFDGFGEPFRTRKKKVTGHWRSFIQPLMWRCKWAELQIRKFESQARRYDRELEEYSQRKKDRLQNPSLECVGVKSLHCTSSNARNDIYMRKKRKRTEDTVDIASYMSHHNLLSYHESKKSSGKGLLKDDELRNRAVATQKVNVNNELWARDEQIFLEPGDGDNPLEVILGKIEFLRSRVVKMKSRVEKVMSENAGKLPFMDDSSKLIPFSALIASPQHTSPNNGDKMPVGTYIDSQLKVEHNTSDALVPENRDTINEVIPGVNGRTNHVSFTSTYKKVKDILIDNKRVKEEMNSFEEVKIEPTRSPSVLKEELASTSPQVRTAVNPPTNNQTPPIMRSISKLTAPKTQRKSRKRRGAGQRR; translated from the exons ATGGAGGCTTCAACCTACAAGCCAAGTGGAATTTTCGCTAAAGAACTTGAAGACGAACTTATGAAATTTACAGCTAGTTACGAGGACTGTAAAGTCAACACACGCTCGGCTGAGCAGAGCGAAGAAGTCCAAGGTAATGATGATGTGGATGTTAACATTACGGACTGCACGAAATCTGGTGGCCGTGAGCTTGTTGCTGCAGAATACCATGACACAACAGAGAGCTCAAGTTCCTTTGGTAACAGTGACACCGACGATATTGACCCGTTGGATGATTCTGAAATTATGTCGGATTTTCACGGTGACGCTGCATCATCTCTGGGTTTTGATGGATTTGGTGAACCATTTAGAACGAG GAAGAAAAAGGTGACTGGTCATTGGAGATCATTTATCCAACCTCTGATGTGGCGCTGTAAATGGGCTGAATTGCAAATTCGTAAGTTTGAATCACAAGCCCGAAGATACGACAGAGAACTTGAGGAATACAGTCAGCGAAAGAAGGATCGATTGCAGAATCCTTCATTGGAATGTGTCGGTGTGAAATCCCTTCATTGTACATCCAGCAATGCTAGAAATGATATTTACATGAGGAAGAAAAGAAAACGAACCGAAGACACAGTGGATATAGCATCGTATATGTCTCACCATAACTTGCTTTCGTATCATG AGAGTAAGAAGTCTTCAGGTAAGGGTCTCCTCAAGGACGATGAATTAAGGAATCGAG cAGTGGCAACTCAAAAAGTCAACGTTAATAATGAGTTGTGGGCCCGTGATGAACAGATCTTCCTTGAGCCCGGAGATGGTGATAATCCTTTGGAAGTCATACTTGGAAAGATTGAATTTCTACGATCACGAGTTGTTAAAATGAAGAGTAGAGTTGAGAAGGTGATGAGTGAAAATGCCGGAAAGTTAcctttcatggatgactcaagcAAGCTTATTCCATTTAGTGCTCTGATAGCCTCTCCTCAACATACTTCTCCAAACAATGGGGACAAAATGCCTGTAGGAACTTATATTGATTCTCAGCTTAAGGTGGAGCATAACACGAGTGATGCACTTGTACCTGAAAATAGAGACACAATTAATGAAGTGATTCCTGGAGTAAATGGAAGGACTAATCATGTTAGTTTTACCAGCACATACAAAAAAGTGA AAGACATTCTCATTGACAATAAGAGGGTGAAGGAAGAGATGAATAGCTTTGAGGAAGTAAAGATTGAGCCAACCCGAAGTCCTTCGGTGCTAAAGGAGGAGCTAGCTAGCACCAGCCCTCAAGTTCGAACAGCAGTCAATCCTCCCACAAACAATCAAACACCACCTATAATGCGTTCTATATCAAAGCTTACGGCCCCTAAAACCCAGAGAAAGAGTCGTAAAAGAAGAGGTGCTGGTCAGAGGCGTTGA
- the LOC140838588 gene encoding homeobox-leucine zipper protein HAT3-like codes for MANKDDGLGLSLSLRFPENQHQNLNLSPPAASVVSVPFPLNLFRSPLPFPQQPQQQHKPSNTDAFQISADRSGETRPYFRGIDVNRAITVIDCDEEAMVSSPNSTVSSVSGKRSEREENEAERASSSFEMEDDGGEAARKKLRLSKEQAAVLEETFKEYNTLNPKQKMALAKRLNLRPRQVEVWFQNRRARTKLKQTEVDCEYLRRCCDNLTDENRRLQKEVNELRALKLSPQFYMNMSPPTTLTMCPQCERVAVSSTSSSAAASTANAGINRQPTNRQLQLPMASWAAIIPPQSVPRP; via the exons ATGGCTAACAAAGATGATGGCTTGGGTTTGAGTTTGAGCTTGAGGTTCCCGGAGAACCAACATCAGAATTTGAATTTGAGTCCGCCGGCGGCATCAGTAGTTTCAGTCCCTTTTCCGTTGAATCTGTTTAGATCTCCGTTACCGTTTCCACAACAGCCGCAACAGCAGCACAAACCTTCGAACACGGATGCATTTCAGATATCTGCTG ATCGTAGTGGGGAGACAAGACCATACTTCCGAGGGATAGATGTGAATCGAGCAATAACTGTGATAGATTGCGACGAAGAAGCTATGGTTTCTTCCCCAAACAGCACAGTTTCAAGTGTGAGTGGGAAGAGGAGTGAGAGAGAAGAGAACGAAGCGGAGAGGGCTTCCAGCTCATTTGAGATGGAGGACGACGGTGGAGAGGCGGCGAGGAAGAAGCTCCGCCTGTCGAAGGAGCAGGCGGCGGTTCTGGAAGAGACTTTTAAGGAGTATAATACTCTGAATCCG AAGCAAAAGATGGCTTTGGCTAAACGGCTGAATCTGAGGCCCAGACAGGTGGAGGTTTGGTTCCAGAACAGAAGAGCAAG GACTAAGCTGAAGCAAACTGAGGTCGATTGCGAGTACTTGCGACGATGCTGCGATAATCTTACTGATGAGAACAGACGATTGCAGAAGGAGGTGAACGAGCTCCGAGCATTGAAGCTATCCCCACAATTCTACATGAACATGAGCCCTCCCACCACCCTCACCATGTGCCCTCAATGCGAACGCGTGGCTGTCTCATCAACATCTTCATCAGCCGCTGCGTCCACTGCAAACGCTGGCATCAATCGCCAACCCACGAACCGCCAGCTCCAGTTGCCTATGGCCTCGTGGGCGGCGATCATCCCACCTCAGTCAGTCCCCAGACCGTAG